A single Musa acuminata AAA Group cultivar baxijiao chromosome BXJ2-1, Cavendish_Baxijiao_AAA, whole genome shotgun sequence DNA region contains:
- the LOC103994170 gene encoding homeobox-leucine zipper protein HOX6 produces the protein MMESEEEQSAAEEGDCCSWMNPTAESSKGKGDRRRTRRRFSEEQIKSMESMFETQTKLEPRQKLQLARELGLQPRQVAIWFQNKRARWKSKQLEREYRGLKADYDALLSSFDSLKKEKQLLLQQLQDLAELIDKAEERSNRDDEGSNDRDSEIKKDQSSRLSLKEEADLEFAVCADEEDKKPRYFSEDELNLCAGQPAISSLTSSAEQQFCLTTSWPSDQSCNNSQWWEFWPLSE, from the exons ATGATGGAGAGCGAGGAGGAGCAGTCTGCCGCGGAGGAGGGAGACTGCTGCAGCTGGATGAACCCGACGGCGGAGAGCAGCAAGGGCAAGGGTgacaggaggaggacgaggaggaggttcagcgaggagcaGATCAAGTCGATGGAGTCCATGTTCGAGACGCAGACGAAGCTGGAGCCCCGGCAGAAGCTGCAGCTGGCGCGGGAGCTCGGCCTGCAGCCCCGCCAGGTCGCCATATGGTTCCAGAACAAGCGGGCGCGGTGGAAGTCGAAGCAGCTCGAGCGGGAGTACCGCGGCCTCAAAGCCGACTACGATGCACTGCTCTCCAGCTTCGACTCCCTGaagaaagagaagcagttgcTGCTCCAGCAG CTGCAAGACCTGGCAGAACTGATAGACAAGGCAGAGGAGAGAAGCAACAGAGACGACGAGGGCTCAAACGATCGAGATTCCGAGATAAAAAAGGATCAGAGCTCGAGGCTGTCGCTGAAAGAGGAAGCAGATCTGGAGTTCGCAGTCTGCGCGGACGAGGAGGACAAGAAGCCGAGATACTTCAGCGAGGACGAACTAAACCTGTGCGCCGGACAGCCAGCGATCTCCTCCTTGACCTCGTCGGCCGAGCAACAGTTTTGTTTGACCACCAGCTGGCCGTCGGACCAGTCGTGCAACAATTCACAGTGGTGGGAGTTTTGGCCGCTGAGCGAATGA